One Osmerus eperlanus chromosome 2, fOsmEpe2.1, whole genome shotgun sequence genomic window, TGATATGAACTGAGTCATGAATACTGAGGTGTGTCTGTGAAGGGAAAATATTTTCAGCAAAGGGAACTGATTTCACTCTTGCTGCAACCCCACTTACAGCAGGCGTTGGACAGCCCCACCACCACATCGCGGCCCTTGCGGTCAGCCGTACGCAGAGCCTCCAGGATCTCGTCTGAGATGATGGAGCGAGCTTGCCTGCTGAGAACAGCGTCCTGTCCGTCTCTGGCCCGGCCCTGGACCTCTAGGTCACCAGCCAGCTGAAAGGGACGGTCTGCCACA contains:
- the rln3a gene encoding relaxin-3a isoform X2, yielding MPAVVLAVFLLVAGVQAIEGPTYGVKLCGREFIRAVIFTCGGSRWRRSIMSEGDFSEDPFSSHNYESSEGWKADSVADRPFQLAGDLEVQGRARDGQDAVLSRQARSIISDEILEALRTADRKGRDVVVGLSNACCKWGCSKSEISSLC